DNA sequence from the Salvelinus fontinalis isolate EN_2023a chromosome 33, ASM2944872v1, whole genome shotgun sequence genome:
AAAGGATGGGTCTTGACTGGGAGTCTTGTaaacctctctccctttcacccacCCAGCGCACATCAAACTCATTTCTTCCTGCTGGACTTTTCTGAACGCTTGGTGTCCGATTTGGTCTCACCCTTATCCGACCTCTCAGAGCGCTCGGCCCTCTCCGGCCTTTCCCCCCGGTCTGACTTTTCTCCCCGCTCTGACTTGTTATCGGCCTTGCTGCCGTCGCGGCGCGTGCCCTCGTCCGTGGATGAGGTAGTAGGCTGGGGCTGACCCCATTTGGCAATCTCCACATGCTCTGCGATGCTCTTGTTGATGTTGGTGGTCCAGGCCTTTAGATCATCCTGTGActcggagagagaaagggaaatgaGAGAGAGCATGGAACAGGACGAATGATAAAGAacgagaaagggaaggagagagggcgagagacagaaagaaagttATTTGGCACATGGACAAACATTGCAGAATCACATCACTATTATATGACCGTATTTCCATGAAAGAGCAGTCAACTTTCGAACGCCTTTTACCTCATCCTTTGCATGGAACAGAAATTCACTTCCGTCTTTCGTTCTGAAACAGAAGGACAGAGAAGTTGAGGCTAACACACAAAATGGTAATCTATACAACATGTCCTCGATTGAAGGCAGAGTACTAACTTAAGTGTAAAGacgtttttcttcttcttgtatcCAAGGGAGACGTCGCAGTGGCAGTGGCCGAGGTTGAGCATGGGCTCGTTGTTGTAAGGTGTGGTGGTGTTCTTAGCGTCCTTATAGAAGCCTATCTCTCCTTTGTTCAGCACACAGTACAGGTTGACCCAGGATCTGCTGTAGTGGGGGGGAAAACGGGGCGCGTTCAGCCAAAACCAACCACAGGCTTAATGCCACCTAACCTCACTCACCTGGGGGCGTTCAAGATGACAGGCCGCAGTGGGCCGAGGGAGAACAAACTGCCGAACAAACAAATGAACCGCCGACCGTAGCGTGCATAGGTGCATACACGTGGCTTACCTTTGTGGAGAGGTAGGAAGAACAGCCAGCAGCAAGGAGCaacaggagagagaaaaaaacagagaCTTTGGTTAAATGACAGTATTGGTATTCATGAACTTTCATCTTTCCTCTTAAGACGATTGAGTGTAACACATAAAAAGCTAGCCTTTACCTTGGCATGTACATAGCATTACATGTACATCAGAAACATTCATCCAATTGGTGAGTGAGCAGTGGGACTCATTTGTGGGATGAGTCTGTTGCGTTGCGTGTCAGCCATGGCCTCCAGGGGGCAGTGCAGCAGCGAGAGGCGGACGGTTCAGTCTCCGGGGCCAGAGACCCATGGTAGGCCACCAAGCATGACCGACTGAACGAAACGTCTCTCGGCAGGAAGCGGGGTGATGTGTGGCCACTGCAGGGACCTGTGCGGGTAGCCTGGCTATGGCTGCATATCGTACTGGCTATGGGCCAGGCCAGAACCAGCACCAGGTTCGACCTAAGGCTCAGCAACAACATCCATCAACCAGACTGCTCTCCGTCAGGGCCAGTGTTGGTTAGGCATCATGCATGTTGCAAGCAGTGGAATGGCTGGTGGCTATCTCTTGGTTGAACTCTCATTCTGATACACTTCTGATCAGAAGCTAAACAGAGATCTGAAGTTTCAATAAAATGCTAGAAGAGCATATGTTAAAGCAAATAGCTATTTTCAAATAGGATGCTAGAACATATGTCAACCCAGAATTCTATTGTCAATAGGTTACAAGAACATATGTCAACTCGGGTCGTAAGCTCCAATAGGAATATCTGAACACAGTATGTCAGACCAGCGCTAAAGCTCCAATAGGATGCTGGAGTATACGTCGACCGAGACCTACGGCACCAATCAGATGCTGGAACATATGTTAATGCCAGTGACATGCACCAATTGAACATTTCGTAGGTCAGTTGTTTTGTTAGCTTAGCATGCTCATAAGATCATGCCTGGTTGTAATATCATCATACTCCCCCGTTAGGAACCTGGATGCCCACCTGTTAGAGCTCTTCCTCATGGTCTCGATGTCCAGCTTGCGGAAGAGGAAGCCCTCGTGGTGGGCTGTGTGGCTGGGCGGCTGGGGGACTGAGGGGCTCACACTCTGGGCCATCCCTGGCTCTGGCGCCGAGCGTGACCGCCGGGTGGTGGCCTCTCCTGCAGAGTGGTCCTTGGGCCTGGGTCTCCGCCGGGGCTTAGGGCGGTCCCGTGCTCGCGGCCGGTCTGGACGTCCGGAAGACTTCTCTGGCACGCCGTTCGGCACTTTAGAGACCTCCCCTCGAGcctgaggagagaagagacagggcaGAGCTTAGACTGTAAATACAACGTGTAGCCGTTAAACACCCTCATTAATAGCATGTATGTATAGATAACTCTATCTGTGTAATAAAGGCGGCATAGCTGGTAAACAGAAGACTCACcgttgctgcctctctctcttttagcTGCTCGACTATGTCAAACAAGGTCTGTCCGCCTGACCTTTTCTCCCTGTAATCAACCAAGATAAAAAGTGATACACCTTTGTGCAAACAGTGTCGTGGAAATTCGAACCaaaaggagagagactgtagaTTCTTCAAACAACGTAATTATAAGATTTGCAAATCTGGAAAAGTTAGCAATCCCCTCAACAGTGCAGAGTTAAGAGCTCAACGAACAGAGTTGGCTCTCCGCTTTTATCGAAAGTACAACCTTTTTGTCTTCGTGGCAGTTCAGCAGGTGTGTGAGATCTTGGTGGGAACATAGTTTACAAACACGACATAATGCCAGTTTTGTTACTATCTAGCTGCTGCTGCTCAAGCTAgcttctgttctcttcatatctccactcAGCTGTGCCCTTGAAAGATACCAAAATAACAGGATGGACTCAAACTGTGGTCACTCTCATATGGCCCTTTGTCTTCGGTCGCGTGACCAAGTTACACAAAGACAAGAGTGGAAGAACACTATCTTCTTCTTAAATGAGAGAAATAGACAGTGGAAAAATACAGGTTTAAGACGTATTCAGCGCATATGCATAACAGAGTTTGTAATTTTCCCACCATAACAGCACTTAACGACTCCAAGGCACAATGTAGTACTCACGTAGAACGTTTGTCTGACTGCTCCTTGGCTGTGTCGTGTTCACTGGACTCTTGTCTCTCCGTCCGGTGGCGGTCTTTCCTCCGGCCTTCGTGTCCGTGGCCCTCCTGCTCACTGGACGTCTGCCTCTCCAGCTTCCTCTCTTTGCGCTCGGCCCGTTCCCGCCACACCTCCTGGGGCAGCTCATCCCGCCGCGCCTGGATCATCAGCACCTCACTGGAGTGCTGACGCTCCAGCCTGGCTTCCCTGTGACTGTCCCTActatccctactgtctctgtccctgtctctctgctgggGCTCCGACCGGCTGCTCCCCGCCCGGTGGTCTCTGCTGCTGGGCTcgctgttcaacctctccctccccatctcctggAGCACCACCTCGGCCATCACCGGCATAACCGGCGCTGGCTCCATTAACacaatatctctctccctctctctctgctccctctctctcgcctccttctccctcacctctttctctctcaccttctccagCCTACAGGCTACCAGCATGGGCGTCACCATGTCGTCCATGTGTTTGATCTTAGGCTGCCGGAGGTACTGTGAGGCTTTCACCTCCACTGCTGCGGCTGCACCAGTCACCAAGCTTGCAGCTATCCCTTTGGTCTCGACCGCGGGGGTGGTCAATCCTACTGCCAACCCCCTGGCTTCCGAGGCGGCAGTCCCCAACCCTGTTGCCACCCCTCGGACCTCCATGGCGGTTGTGGTCCCTAAATTTGTTGCTACCCCTCTGGCCTCCATGGCGGTTGTTCCCAGGCCGGCTGCCACCCCCACTACACCTCCAACCACTCCCCCCATCCCGGGGATGGCCCAGGCCTCCAGGCTGCTGCGGTAGCCACTAGAGCCGTTCATGATGGAGGTGTAGTTGGCCACGGTGGATCCCAAGCGGCGGGCCACGGAGGAGGGCAAGGGTTCCTGGGAGGGCCTTTCAGCTCTGTGCTCGGCCTGCTCATAAATGATCCGTCTCATCAGGGGGGAGCCCTGGCTCCGGGCAGGGGATGTCTCCTGGGGGTCCAGGAACACCTTTCGACCCAACAGGGGTGTGGGAGGGAGCTTACTTTGCTCTGCTTTCATCTTCTCCACCTGGAACCAAATCGAGGTTAACTAAACATCAGCACTTCATAGTAGAATCTCCTCCACAACAAAATGAAGCATACCGTAAACATGAAGCCATTTCACAAGTCACTTCAAACAAGCTGTGCTCTACAACCTCTTGTAAGCAACCAGAAGAAAGACGGCATCAGCTAAGGGGAGTGTTAGTTAGCTAGGGATAGTGACGGACCGTGGTGAGGCGTCGTAATGAGCTGAAGCGCTCCTCCCAGGTGGCGGCGGCCTTGCGGAAGGCCTCGTGGCGGCGGATGAGCTGCTCCACCTCGTCCACGCTGGCGCCCAGCTCCATGCTGTTGATGAAGGGCTCCTGGGCCGTGAGCCAGGCCTCAGCCACCACCGCTTCCTGCGCAAACTGGTGCACCTCCAGCACTGAggcagaggagaaagaggaactcAGTGTCTGAGAACAATTGGAATCACATCCCTCACACTGTTGCTCAGTTGTAGCTTACTGTGGTTCCAAATTATGGAATGGCTTGGGATAATATCAAACAGAGACTTGAGGTGCCAGGTACTAGAGTAAGTTACATTCAGGTAAAGTCAGGGGGGACTCACTGTGCTGCAGGACCTCCCAGTGTTTGTCCCATTTCTCAGACAGCTCGTACTGCTTGGCCACCACCTTATCCAGCTTCTCCTTGATCTAAAAATACATTTCCATTGAGTTGAATCCAAACTAGTGACTGTAAATGTAATCTAAACTACAGTACCATCCTCTATGTTCTATGGCAGAACGCTGTCAACAGTGCTGTCACCTCCTCAGCAGCAGGGTTGCGCGCCGCCAGCAGCGTCTTGCCCATCTCGATGCACTGCAGCACACTCTTACTGCGCGCCTCCACCTCGCTCTTCAAGCTCTGGTGGTAGTTCATCAGTACCTCCACTGAGGACACATCCCTGAAAGGACCAGAGAGTCCAGAGCCCGTTATATCGCTGTGGGGAATGCTGACAGTGAGGAAGAAGAGCACAGGGTTACACACCCCGGAAGACAAGAGCCAGGTCAGCCCCATATACACCACCAGGCAGCCATTTTGAAAATAACACTGTTTATTGCTATATTAAAACATGCTTGCAGTCCATTGCTTGAAATGTGTTCATTTTAACCGTTGCTCTCTGTGTGGTCTGTGCTCTCTCTGCAGCTCTCCATATTAGGCCTTTTTGTAACGTAAATAAATTCCCTTATTTACTTAATGCCACAAAATCAAAACAGGCCTCTGAACTTGCAGATCAATCGCAtctgatagatgatagatgagaCGGGAGATACACCATACATACTGTAAATATAGATAAGGCCATACACACTTAATTGAATGTTTAACGGATGCCCCCttcacatttaaaaaatacaatcTTCCAGGAAAGAGATACACAACTTCCTTTTGGATTATAGCTGAACTATCCGTCTTTCAGCCTATCctaggtcgctaggtgttgaaCTAACGTTTCTAGGCCTATAGTATTTTAACAAAAGAGTTTTGAACTGTTTTCTCTTGCTCACCTCACTTTCATAAAATGTGTATGGCCTAAACCATAAAAATACAATTGTAACCATGTCCACTCATATACCTTGGATTGTCCCCTGTGCCGATCTGAGAGATGATGCTGTCCATCCACATGATCTGGTCTCGCACCACCCCGAAGAACCGCAGCTTGTCTGTTGCCGTGGTGATCTGCACTCGGCACTCCTCACAGGACGTCAAGAGCTCCTTCCAGCAATGCATCACTTCCTGTTCCCGGCCGGCGATGGCCTCAGCCTTCTGCCCGGCGTAGATGGTCCGGAGCTGACCCGCACTCTCCTGGAGCTGCCTCACCTGGACACAGATAGACAGGGACGGGTGGTAAATAACATAGGAATAATTAAAAGTACTGTGGAAAAGTACTTACTGAACAAGTATGAGAGAAACTTCACGTGAAGTGTTACCACATTGACCTCTTGTTTTGTTCTGTCTTCCTTTTTAGTCTCATGTGCTAATAAAATAAAGTGATAGTGGGGGGGCTCACCTGAGTGACGAGCAGCTGGATGTCGTGCTCGAAGCTGTGCATGAGCCTCTGCAGGGTGCTGGTGTTGGCAGTGCCACCCTGGCGCGCCCGTACCTCTGGCAGCCTCCGCTGCTTATCATCGATTTGGGCCAAGATCTGCAACACAAGGCGATAACAGACAATCAGAGACACATCAAAACACGACACAGACCTATATCCCGTAGCACTTCTTATGGTAGAAATGCTACCTCGCGGCAGTCGGTGAAGAACTTGTGGAGCTGGTGCGAGGCGGCCAGCATCTGTGCCCGGGTCTCCATGAGCTCCAGGAGGTCGGCCCAGGCCTCGTTCACGCCGTCCTTCCACTCGGCGATGGTGGCGGCCTCGGCGTGGCCATAGTCGATCAGCTCGTCCACCATCTGGTTAACCGCCGTCACACGCTCCTGACCCAGACTGCCCGTCTCCGACGCAAACTCTGTGAACTTCTCCTGCAGGAtctgaagggaggaggaggagaggaatgaagGGATGATCAATATCTATTTAGCCAAGCTAAGCACTGTTGCTAAAGCAGTAATAGGCTACTTATCAAAACTGCATTGAAATACATACTACTTCCTTACTAAGCAATAATACAGTGTACTGTATGCCATTCTTTGAGCCATATTAACCCCCTTCCCAACAGGTTTTAGACAAACactatatgccatttagcagacgcttttatccaaagcaacataCAGTCATGATCAAATAcatttacatatgggtggtcccaggaatcaaacccactatcctggcgttgtaagtgccatgctgtaccaactgagctacagaggaccaccagCCCTATCATATTGTTGAAGCCTTTGTCCATTCAGGCTCTGAGAGGGGTCCCACTGACCGTGACGTGTTCAAAGTCCTGTCCCAGTTCTGGCGAGCTGGCCACCACCTCCCTCTCAGCGATCCACTGCTCCAGCTCGTCCACCTCATGGTTGAGCTGGTAGAGCCAGTACTGCTGCTCCAGACGagacttcctctcctccaccaggTCCTTCAGAGACACGTACAGCCGGTCCATCTGAGACTGACACTTACTGATCTGCTCACtgagacacatacacacgcagGCAGGtaggcacgcagacacacacaccagagacaggGTTTGAGACACATAGTAAACACAGGGTGACAGGGTGTGGGAGCTGAGTGAAACACATTTTGACATGAAAAACCATGAGCTGGTTTTACGGGGTTGAGTTCGCAGGAGGAGTAAATGTGAGGAGAAGGCTTACAAAGCAAACTGAACAACATGAGACAAACATGGGCAACCCATAAAAACATCCATACCCTACTAGTGCAGAGACGCCGGCGTCGGCTAACAGCTAAGAGCTAAGATGATAGAGCCGTTAGCGTTAGCTCTGACACCAGAGACAGAGTAGTATTACAGACCCAGTGCTGACCCTGCTGTCACCATGATTCACTCTGCTGCCATAACAGAGCAACAGGAGTCCATGACTGGCCAACTTTACTGGACTACCTTCTCTACAGGGGTTATGTCGTTCAAGCCATTTACTACCGGGTTCCTCCTCAGCACCCAGAAGACAAAGACTGTAGATGCCCTTGATCCTCTTCAATCAAGTCACAAACCGAGATCCTTGGTTCTCATATAGGGGATTTCCTTTGAGCTTTTAAGGCAGTATATTAAATGGGTATTTCATGGCACACTCACTTTAGAGCTGCTATAACCAACTTTCGATCCCACGAAAGCCTTGGTAATAGTGTGGTGACAGGTTTGTGGGGCACCAACACTGACCTGTCTGGATGTCCCATCTCCAGTAGCTGTCTGCACTGCTGGGAGAGAAGGCCTATCGTCTCAGCGTAGTCCTCTATCGTCTGCTCCAGTACCAGGTGCTTCTTCAGTAGCTGCAGGGTGCTGGGCTCATCCTGAGGGGGAGGCCACAACACACTTACAGTCCATTCTCACAAACCTTGACATGCTAACGATTCAAGTGCGTGCAGTGTTCATCACAGGacgttggtggcaccttaattggggaggacgggctcgtggtaacggctggagcggaatcagtggaatggtatcaaacacgtggtttccatggtttccatgtgtttgatgccattccatttactctgttccggccattattatgagccgtcctcccctcagcagcctccacttgtGTTCAAACACAGTTGCTGATATCTGGAGGGACACAATCACATTGCATTACACCTATGCAGATACAACCTTTTCCTCTTCCAAAAAGCCAATCATCTCTTACTGTAAAATGGTAACTGGGCAGATTAAGTACATCAGCGCTTGGTGATTGGCTCCTAGCCGCCTACCTTGCCCTTTTCCTCGTTCATCATGTGCAGCTCCTGTTCGCTGAGCCAGGCCTCCACCTCGGCTGTGTCAAAGTAGTACTGCTGGGCCTGGTACATGGCATCCAGCACcagctgtcttctctctgtctcggCCCACAGCAGACCCCACAGCCCGCTGAGCTGCTCCAGGCCCGCCCGCACACAGTCAGCCTCGGGGCTGCGGATGGAGGCGATGACATTAGCTCGTTCCAGGACGTCCTCCACCCTCGCCCGATGGCCCTGCAGCTCCCTCTGCAGAGCCTGGGGGGGGGACAGAAAG
Encoded proteins:
- the LOC129832363 gene encoding spectrin beta chain, non-erythrocytic 4-like isoform X5 produces the protein MLMARDTSRDETQKLHKKWLKHQAFMAELAQNKEWLEKIEREGQQLIQEKPELSPVVRRKLGEIRECWQDLESTTQAKARQLFEANRADLLVQSYTSLDHRLHQLEGQLCYVDQGQDLTSVNKQLKKLQTMECQMEEWYKEVGELQVAAASIPQQGQVMDTVGERQAAVETRIVRLIEPLKERRRILLASKEVHQVGRDLEDEILWVQERLPAATSQEHGSSLQAVQHLMKKNQALQRELQGHRARVEDVLERANVIASIRSPEADCVRAGLEQLSGLWGLLWAETERRQLVLDAMYQAQQYYFDTAEVEAWLSEQELHMMNEEKGKDEPSTLQLLKKHLVLEQTIEDYAETIGLLSQQCRQLLEMGHPDSEQISKCQSQMDRLYVSLKDLVEERKSRLEQQYWLYQLNHEVDELEQWIAEREVVASSPELGQDFEHVTILQEKFTEFASETGSLGQERVTAVNQMVDELIDYGHAEAATIAEWKDGVNEAWADLLELMETRAQMLAASHQLHKFFTDCREILAQIDDKQRRLPEVRARQGGTANTSTLQRLMHSFEHDIQLLVTQVRQLQESAGQLRTIYAGQKAEAIAGREQEVMHCWKELLTSCEECRVQITTATDKLRFFGVVRDQIMWMDSIISQIGTGDNPSIPHSDITGSGLSGPFRDVSSVEVLMNYHQSLKSEVEARSKSVLQCIEMGKTLLAARNPAAEEIKEKLDKVVAKQYELSEKWDKHWEVLQHMLEVHQFAQEAVVAEAWLTAQEPFINSMELGASVDEVEQLIRRHEAFRKAAATWEERFSSLRRLTTVEKMKAEQSKLPPTPLLGRKVFLDPQETSPARSQGSPLMRRIIYEQAEHRAERPSQEPLPSSVARRLGSTVANYTSIMNGSSGYRSSLEAWAIPGMGGVVGGVVGVAAGLGTTAMEARGVATNLGTTTAMEVRGVATGLGTAASEARGLAVGLTTPAVETKGIAASLVTGAAAAVEVKASQYLRQPKIKHMDDMVTPMLVACRLEKVREKEVREKEAREREQRERERDIVLMEPAPVMPVMAEVVLQEMGRERLNSEPSSRDHRAGSSRSEPQQRDRDRDSRDSRDSHREARLERQHSSEVLMIQARRDELPQEVWRERAERKERKLERQTSSEQEGHGHEGRRKDRHRTERQESSEHDTAKEQSDKRSTEKRSGGQTLFDIVEQLKEREAATARGEVSKVPNGVPEKSSGRPDRPRARDRPKPRRRPRPKDHSAGEATTRRSRSAPEPGMAQSVSPSVPQPPSHTAHHEGFLFRKLDIETMRKSSNSRSWVNLYCVLNKGEIGFYKDAKNTTTPYNNEPMLNLGHCHCDVSLGYKKKKNVFTLKTKDGSEFLFHAKDESQDDLKAWTTNINKSIAEHVEIAKWGQPQPTTSSTDEGTRRDGSKADNKSERGEKSDRGERPERAERSERSDKGETKSDTKRSEKSSRKK